Proteins from a single region of Rhodospirillales bacterium:
- a CDS encoding acyl carrier protein has protein sequence MKMQNQTTPPITEEDIWNVVCSVLQQRNTRNIALLPQTRINSELSIDSVEVLDIVMEIEEKFNITIPITALADVETMEELAKVVAVRVRGE, from the coding sequence ATGAAAATGCAGAATCAGACCACCCCCCCCATTACCGAAGAGGATATCTGGAATGTTGTTTGTAGCGTGTTGCAGCAGCGTAATACCCGGAACATTGCGTTACTGCCCCAGACCAGGATTAATTCAGAGCTAAGCATAGATTCAGTAGAAGTTCTTGATATAGTAATGGAGATAGAAGAGAAATTCAATATAACGATCCCGATTACCGCGCTAGCGGACGTCGAAACAATGGAAGAACTCGCGAAGGTTGTGGCGGTGCGGGTCAGAGGCGAATGA
- a CDS encoding SDR family NAD(P)-dependent oxidoreductase, translating into MTPSVPDPVVFDADDRRCVAVTGATGFIGRSIVRRLRDHGYKVRVLVRPGGPATTGGDEVVPGTLEDFPSLCALVRNADAVVHCAGVVRACRADDFRRVNTLGTERLLAAIRAASRPARIMLISSLAAREPHLSAYASSKRAAEDLVRSSGFEHCIVRPPAVYGPADQTSLPLFRLLSRPLAVLPGSSRSRFSVIFVDDLARLVATLVERPRWKGDVMEPDDGHPDGYAWEDLATIAGRSLGIGIRPLLMPRWLLWLPSILSQAWPRLFGKLPLITPGKLRELYHDDWVCRSDLRGCMCGWQAQTPLSEGFAITVTWYVRNGWQAAPSSFIKMQRDGL; encoded by the coding sequence ATGACTCCCTCCGTACCGGATCCCGTGGTCTTCGACGCGGACGATCGCCGATGCGTCGCTGTCACCGGTGCCACCGGCTTCATCGGCCGCAGCATCGTCCGCCGCCTGCGGGATCACGGCTACAAGGTGCGGGTCCTAGTTCGCCCGGGCGGCCCTGCCACGACAGGCGGCGACGAAGTTGTCCCCGGCACCCTCGAAGATTTCCCAAGCCTATGCGCCCTCGTTCGCAATGCCGACGCCGTCGTCCACTGTGCAGGCGTGGTGCGGGCGTGCAGAGCCGATGATTTCCGCCGCGTCAATACGCTCGGAACGGAACGCCTGTTGGCAGCGATCCGAGCCGCGTCACGGCCGGCGCGGATCATGCTGATCTCTTCGCTCGCGGCGCGCGAACCGCACCTGTCCGCCTACGCGTCGAGCAAGCGGGCGGCCGAAGATCTGGTGCGTTCCAGCGGTTTCGAACATTGCATCGTTCGCCCGCCCGCCGTTTACGGCCCTGCAGACCAGACATCCCTGCCGCTGTTTCGCTTGTTGTCCCGGCCGCTAGCGGTGCTACCCGGCTCGTCGCGGTCGCGGTTTTCGGTGATCTTCGTGGACGATCTTGCAAGGCTGGTCGCCACGCTTGTCGAGCGCCCGCGCTGGAAAGGCGATGTGATGGAGCCTGACGACGGACATCCGGACGGCTATGCCTGGGAGGACCTAGCGACGATCGCCGGCAGAAGTTTGGGTATCGGGATCCGTCCGCTCCTGATGCCGAGATGGCTGCTGTGGCTGCCTTCCATCCTCAGCCAGGCGTGGCCGCGGCTGTTCGGGAAACTGCCGCTCATCACCCCCGGCAAGCTGCGCGAGCTCTACCACGACGACTGGGTATGTCGAAGCGATCTGCGTGGCTGTATGTGCGGATGGCAGGCACAGACACCCTTGTCGGAGGGGTTCGCCATCACCGTGACCTGGTACGTTCGGAACGGCTGGCAGGCCGCCCCCTCGTCATTCATCAAGATGCAGCGGGATGGTTTATGA